In a single window of the Thermus amyloliquefaciens genome:
- the recR gene encoding recombination mediator RecR, with amino-acid sequence MKYPESLLKLARALSRLPGIGPKTAQRLSLHLAFHREEAEELERALAGLETLGVCRICGNLAEGEVCAICQDEARDRSVIAVVETVSDLYALERSGEFHGLYHVLGGSLNPLEGVGPRELNLESLWARLSGVEEVVLATSMTVEGEATALFLAEELKRRGIRTSRLAYGLPVGGSLEYVDEVTLGRALEGRKPL; translated from the coding sequence ATGAAGTACCCTGAAAGCCTCCTGAAGTTGGCCCGCGCCCTTTCCCGCCTGCCCGGGATCGGCCCCAAGACCGCCCAGAGGCTTTCCCTCCACCTGGCCTTCCACCGGGAGGAGGCCGAGGAGCTGGAAAGGGCCTTGGCTGGCCTCGAGACCTTGGGCGTCTGCCGGATCTGCGGGAACCTGGCGGAAGGGGAGGTCTGCGCCATCTGCCAGGACGAAGCCCGGGACCGCTCGGTGATCGCCGTGGTGGAGACGGTCTCCGACCTCTACGCCCTGGAGCGGAGCGGGGAGTTCCACGGGCTTTACCACGTGCTGGGGGGATCCCTAAACCCCCTGGAGGGGGTGGGGCCCAGGGAGCTCAACCTGGAAAGCCTTTGGGCCAGGCTTTCTGGGGTGGAGGAGGTGGTCCTGGCCACCTCCATGACCGTGGAGGGGGAGGCCACCGCCCTCTTCCTGGCGGAGGAGCTCAAGCGGCGGGGGATCAGGACCAGCCGCCTGGCCTACGGCCTCCCCGTGGGGGGAAGCCTGGAGTACGTGGACGAGGTCACCTTAGGCCGGGCCCTGGAGGGTAGGAAACCCCTCTAG
- a CDS encoding roadblock/LC7 domain-containing protein, which produces MEELLQHLLDQVEGAFAAAIGTLDGLLVEGARRRRVDLEAAVAEHAALLRQAKAAYAGSLGTPRVQELLVGGHPVVGYAHVVRRAGPNPQRGTGPEELFLLLLMGPDANLGQARWQTAKAAGKLAEVAGWLT; this is translated from the coding sequence ATGGAGGAGCTTTTGCAACACCTCCTGGACCAGGTGGAAGGCGCCTTTGCCGCCGCCATCGGGACCCTGGACGGGCTCTTGGTGGAAGGGGCCAGGCGCAGGCGGGTGGACCTCGAGGCGGCCGTGGCCGAACATGCCGCCCTTCTGCGCCAGGCCAAGGCCGCCTACGCGGGAAGCCTGGGCACCCCTAGGGTGCAGGAACTCCTGGTGGGAGGCCACCCCGTGGTAGGCTATGCCCACGTGGTGCGCAGGGCAGGTCCAAACCCTCAGCGAGGCACGGGCCCAGAGGAACTCTTCCTCCTCCTCCTCATGGGGCCGGATGCCAACCTGGGCCAGGCACGCTGGCAGACGGCCAAGGCCGCGGGGAAGCTGGCGGAGGTGGCAGGATGGCTTACCTAG
- a CDS encoding roadblock/LC7 domain-containing protein, which yields MAYLESLGPFGVKRAVLTGLDGLVIEALGRGHPPAEVLAAELASLVRHMTPLAEALSGEVRRFTLATDTHEILALRVGEYILGAVVERGMDRKAIGQELSRIALRVQNL from the coding sequence ATGGCTTACCTAGAGAGCCTAGGGCCCTTTGGCGTCAAGCGGGCGGTGCTCACGGGCCTGGACGGCCTGGTCATCGAGGCCTTAGGCCGGGGCCACCCCCCGGCCGAGGTCCTGGCGGCGGAGCTGGCCTCCCTGGTGCGGCATATGACGCCCTTGGCGGAGGCCCTTTCCGGGGAGGTGCGCCGGTTTACCCTGGCCACGGACACCCACGAGATCCTGGCCCTACGGGTAGGGGAGTACATCCTGGGGGCGGTGGTGGAGCGGGGCATGGACCGCAAGGCCATCGGCCAGGAGCTTTCCCGCATCGCCCTTAGGGTGCAAAACCTCTGA
- a CDS encoding roadblock/LC7 domain-containing protein, with the protein MEEILKELQATKGVRVAALLSEDGFVVEEVKEMGAPEASLLSARAATALGTAKALAQTLGQEGVEEVMVEYPEGALLLVPLSGYHLLLLLDSVRSLGRVRLALKRAVPKLEVHLGQGPQ; encoded by the coding sequence GTGGAGGAAATCCTAAAAGAACTCCAGGCCACCAAGGGGGTGCGGGTGGCGGCCCTCCTCAGCGAGGACGGGTTCGTGGTGGAAGAGGTGAAGGAGATGGGGGCCCCCGAAGCCAGCCTTCTTTCCGCCCGGGCCGCCACGGCCTTGGGCACCGCCAAGGCCTTGGCCCAGACCCTGGGCCAGGAAGGGGTGGAGGAAGTCATGGTAGAGTATCCGGAAGGGGCCCTGCTTTTGGTGCCCCTTTCCGGCTACCACCTGCTCCTGCTCCTGGACAGCGTGCGAAGCCTGGGACGGGTGCGTCTGGCCTTGAAAAGGGCCGTTCCCAAGCTAGAGGTTCATCTGGGGCAGGGACCCCAATGA
- a CDS encoding DUF3467 domain-containing protein, with protein sequence MSELKLDIQIDKDIALGRYTNLALIAHTKNEFILDFALLQPQGGAMVVSRVITSPQHAKALLRSLAENVARYEETFGPIPEPVAESQA encoded by the coding sequence ATGAGCGAGCTGAAGCTGGATATCCAAATCGATAAGGACATCGCCCTGGGCCGCTACACCAACCTGGCCCTCATCGCCCACACCAAGAACGAGTTCATCCTGGACTTCGCCCTGTTGCAGCCCCAAGGGGGGGCCATGGTGGTGAGCCGGGTCATCACCAGCCCGCAGCACGCCAAGGCCCTTCTCCGGAGCCTGGCGGAAAACGTGGCCCGGTACGAGGAAACCTTCGGCCCCATCCCCGAGCCGGTGGCGGAAAGCCAGGCCTAA
- a CDS encoding S9 family peptidase yields MEPEILLKLRFLSDLTPGPEGFPLFLLTDIVEGDPPRYRSRLALFDGTLRLLTQEEAKKPRYAHPYIYFLRRVGEVQELFRLDVRGGEAERVTETPGVLDFALGPTGEVVYLALKEALKPGSPRVYEGWPFKFDGRGLLPEGKVALYALREGRQELLLDRYPAPKEMVFAPEGLYLVMPEDIRAQAEGQDTLYLLREGALEKVYGGFGPIFALEWSPEGLFFLGHAFERGGGTEARLYHLRGGEARVILEGSLQNSLNSDLRHGAHPQGPRWGGDGVYVVRTEEGRGRLYRVGLGGEAEALSAGGSVLSFALTERGLFLLTEDFTRPARLEGPLGTFDPNEGLSLPLAEPVYTEWKSPQGHRVPGWVLLPEGEGPHPVILYIHGGPHTAFGQAPILEFQLFRQAGYAVAFANPRGSTGYGQDFALLEGAWGERDEEDLLGFLDHVLAHFPLDPARVGVAGGSYGGYMVNWLTARHPERFRAAVTDRSICNWLSFFGASDIGPRFTFLELLAKPWERPEVLWEKSPLRLVHRVRTPTLVVHSEQDHRCPIDQGETWYTALLHLGVKTRFFRVPEEGHELSRSGRPDRRMARLKAYLDWWRENL; encoded by the coding sequence ATGGAACCGGAAATCCTCCTTAAGCTCCGCTTCCTCTCGGACCTGACCCCTGGTCCTGAAGGCTTTCCCCTCTTCCTTCTCACGGATATCGTGGAAGGGGATCCTCCCCGGTACCGTTCCCGGCTCGCCCTTTTTGACGGCACCTTGCGCCTTCTCACCCAGGAGGAGGCCAAAAAGCCCCGCTACGCCCATCCTTACATCTACTTCCTGCGGAGGGTGGGGGAGGTCCAGGAGCTTTTCCGCCTGGACGTAAGGGGCGGGGAGGCGGAGCGGGTTACGGAAACCCCTGGGGTTTTGGACTTCGCCCTGGGGCCTACGGGCGAGGTGGTCTACTTGGCCCTCAAGGAGGCGCTCAAGCCCGGAAGCCCCCGGGTCTACGAGGGGTGGCCCTTCAAGTTTGACGGGCGGGGCCTTCTGCCCGAGGGGAAGGTGGCCCTCTACGCCCTTAGGGAGGGCAGGCAGGAGCTCCTGCTGGACCGCTACCCCGCCCCCAAGGAGATGGTCTTCGCCCCCGAGGGGCTTTACCTGGTGATGCCGGAGGACATCCGGGCCCAGGCGGAAGGGCAGGACACCCTCTACCTCCTCAGGGAGGGCGCTTTGGAGAAGGTCTACGGGGGCTTTGGCCCCATCTTCGCCCTGGAATGGAGCCCGGAGGGGCTTTTCTTCCTGGGCCACGCCTTTGAGCGGGGAGGGGGCACGGAGGCCCGGCTTTACCACCTGCGGGGCGGGGAGGCCCGGGTGATCCTGGAGGGTAGCCTGCAGAACTCCCTCAACTCCGACCTCCGCCACGGCGCCCACCCCCAGGGGCCCAGGTGGGGCGGGGATGGGGTCTATGTGGTGCGCACGGAGGAGGGGAGGGGCAGGCTTTACCGGGTGGGGCTAGGGGGGGAGGCCGAGGCCCTTTCCGCAGGGGGAAGCGTCCTCTCCTTTGCCCTTACGGAGCGGGGCCTCTTCCTCCTCACCGAGGACTTTACCCGCCCGGCCCGCCTCGAGGGGCCCCTGGGGACCTTTGATCCCAACGAGGGGCTTTCCCTACCCTTGGCCGAGCCGGTCTACACCGAGTGGAAAAGCCCCCAGGGCCACCGGGTGCCGGGCTGGGTGCTCCTTCCGGAGGGGGAGGGCCCCCACCCGGTCATCCTTTACATCCACGGGGGGCCCCACACCGCCTTCGGCCAGGCGCCCATCCTGGAGTTCCAGCTCTTCCGCCAGGCGGGGTATGCCGTGGCCTTTGCCAACCCGCGGGGCTCCACGGGCTACGGCCAGGACTTCGCCCTCCTGGAGGGGGCTTGGGGGGAGAGGGACGAGGAGGACCTCTTGGGCTTCCTGGACCACGTCCTGGCCCACTTCCCCCTGGACCCCGCCCGGGTGGGGGTGGCCGGGGGAAGCTATGGGGGGTACATGGTGAACTGGCTCACCGCCCGCCACCCCGAGCGCTTCCGGGCGGCGGTCACCGACCGCAGCATCTGCAACTGGCTGAGCTTCTTCGGGGCCAGCGACATTGGCCCCCGCTTCACCTTCCTGGAGCTTTTGGCCAAGCCTTGGGAGAGGCCGGAGGTCCTCTGGGAGAAGAGCCCCCTGCGCCTGGTCCACCGGGTACGGACCCCTACCCTGGTGGTCCACTCCGAGCAGGACCACCGTTGCCCCATAGACCAGGGGGAAACCTGGTACACCGCCCTCCTTCACCTGGGAGTCAAGACCCGGTTTTTCCGCGTGCCCGAGGAGGGGCATGAGCTTTCCCGCTCCGGCAGGCCAGACCGCCGGATGGCCCGGCTCAAGGCCTACTTGGACTGGTGGCGGGAAAACCTCTAG
- a CDS encoding Nif3-like dinuclear metal center hexameric protein, with product MDRDELVRYLDAYLRIKDFPQGPSLNGLQVEGKREVRKVGAAVDAAEAIFRKALEEGVDFLLVHHGLFWGRPFAIVGHHKRRLELLLQGGISLYAAHLPLDAHPEVGNNHELARALGLVELEPFDVGVKGRFPLPTPLVQVAEMLGQLTGMQPLVHQGGKGLVETVTLVSGGAANLIGQVDTDLFITGEPKHSVFHETFERGLNVIYAGHYDTEVFGVKALARHLEARFGLPWVFLDHPTGL from the coding sequence ATGGACCGGGACGAGCTGGTGCGCTACCTGGACGCCTACCTGCGGATCAAGGACTTCCCCCAGGGCCCCTCCCTGAACGGCCTGCAGGTGGAGGGGAAGAGGGAGGTGCGCAAGGTGGGGGCGGCGGTGGACGCCGCCGAGGCCATCTTCCGGAAGGCCCTGGAGGAAGGGGTGGACTTCCTCCTGGTGCACCACGGCCTTTTCTGGGGCAGGCCCTTTGCCATCGTGGGCCACCACAAGCGCCGCCTGGAGCTCCTCCTCCAAGGAGGCATCAGCCTCTACGCCGCCCACCTCCCCTTAGACGCCCACCCTGAGGTGGGGAACAACCACGAGCTGGCCCGGGCCCTGGGCCTGGTGGAGCTGGAGCCCTTTGACGTGGGGGTGAAGGGGCGGTTCCCCCTGCCCACCCCCTTGGTCCAGGTGGCGGAGATGCTGGGCCAGCTCACCGGGATGCAACCCTTGGTCCACCAAGGGGGCAAGGGCCTGGTGGAAACCGTGACCCTGGTATCCGGGGGGGCGGCGAACCTCATCGGCCAGGTGGACACGGACCTCTTCATCACCGGGGAACCCAAGCACAGCGTCTTCCACGAGACCTTTGAGCGGGGGCTCAACGTCATCTACGCCGGCCACTACGACACCGAGGTCTTCGGGGTCAAGGCCCTGGCAAGGCACCTGGAGGCCCGCTTCGGCCTGCCCTGGGTCTTCCTGGACCACCCCACGGGGCTATGA
- the tmk gene encoding dTMP kinase, whose product MKGVFLTLEGLDGSGKTTQARLLAGFLEERGIRVRLTREPGEGLREVRDLLLRGEALSPEAEYLLFSADRAEHVRKVILPALEEGLWVISDRYLDSSLAYQGYGHGLPLPWLLQVAGRATLGLKPHLTFLLDLSPEEALKRVATPDRLERMGLAFFRRVREGYLRLAEAEPGRFRVVDATRPVAEVQGAIRSSLLPLFGESPHLP is encoded by the coding sequence ATGAAGGGCGTTTTCCTCACCCTCGAGGGCCTGGACGGCTCCGGCAAGACCACCCAGGCCCGGCTCCTGGCAGGGTTTCTGGAAGAACGGGGGATCCGGGTCCGCCTGACCCGGGAGCCCGGGGAAGGGCTTAGGGAGGTGCGGGACCTCCTCCTCAGGGGAGAGGCCCTTTCCCCGGAGGCGGAGTACCTCCTCTTCAGCGCCGACCGGGCGGAACATGTGCGCAAGGTCATCCTCCCCGCCCTGGAGGAAGGCCTCTGGGTCATATCCGACCGCTACCTGGACTCCAGCCTGGCCTACCAGGGGTATGGGCACGGGCTTCCCCTCCCCTGGCTTTTGCAGGTGGCCGGGAGGGCCACCCTGGGCCTTAAGCCCCACCTCACCTTCCTCCTGGACCTCTCCCCGGAGGAGGCCCTAAAGCGGGTGGCCACGCCAGACCGCCTGGAAAGGATGGGGCTGGCGTTCTTTAGGCGGGTCAGGGAAGGCTACCTGAGGCTGGCGGAGGCGGAGCCCGGGCGCTTCCGGGTGGTGGACGCCACCCGGCCGGTGGCGGAGGTGCAAGGGGCCATCCGGTCCAGCCTCCTCCCCCTCTTCGGGGAAAGCCCCCATCTGCCATAA
- a CDS encoding DUF192 domain-containing protein yields the protein MGPSFARWLAPLVLGLAALAQGLTFPKSTLYVEQGGKRHTLRVEVADTPERQAQGLMFRKALAEDEGMVFLFPTPTHGGFWMKNTLIPLSIAFFDRQGVILRILDMEPCRADPCPVYYPLVVYQGALEVNQGWFARRGLTPGARVGGEALKLWPR from the coding sequence ATGGGCCCTTCTTTCGCCCGGTGGCTGGCCCCCTTGGTCCTGGGGCTTGCGGCCCTCGCCCAGGGCTTAACCTTCCCCAAGAGCACCCTTTACGTGGAGCAAGGGGGAAAACGCCACACCCTGAGGGTGGAGGTGGCCGACACCCCCGAGCGCCAGGCCCAGGGGCTCATGTTCCGCAAGGCCCTGGCAGAGGACGAAGGCATGGTCTTCCTCTTCCCCACCCCCACCCACGGGGGCTTCTGGATGAAAAACACCCTCATTCCCCTCTCCATCGCCTTCTTTGACCGGCAGGGGGTCATCCTGCGCATCCTGGACATGGAACCCTGCCGGGCGGACCCCTGCCCCGTCTACTACCCCCTGGTGGTCTACCAGGGCGCCCTCGAGGTCAACCAAGGCTGGTTCGCCCGGCGCGGCCTCACCCCCGGGGCCCGGGTGGGGGGCGAGGCCCTCAAGCTCTGGCCCAGATAG
- a CDS encoding DUF192 domain-containing protein, whose translation MDRNPLFPLVAFALLVALSVFSFMGYLLAVRRWQTPPPPQRVVVETQKGPRTLQARLARTPEAWARGLGVRNEPLEALLYLFPQATDAPFSTAGYRFPVTLAFLDAQGQVLKVIRLEPDRTYAPGLAYRGVLEVREGVLDLSPGDRVLP comes from the coding sequence GTGGACCGCAACCCCCTTTTCCCCCTGGTAGCCTTCGCCCTCCTGGTGGCGCTTTCGGTCTTCTCCTTCATGGGATACCTCCTGGCGGTGCGAAGGTGGCAAACCCCCCCTCCCCCGCAACGGGTGGTGGTGGAGACGCAAAAAGGCCCCCGCACCCTCCAGGCGCGGCTGGCCCGCACCCCGGAGGCCTGGGCCCGGGGCCTTGGCGTGCGGAACGAGCCCCTCGAGGCCCTCCTCTACCTCTTCCCCCAGGCCACCGACGCCCCCTTTAGCACCGCAGGCTACCGTTTTCCCGTGACCCTGGCCTTTCTGGACGCCCAGGGCCAGGTGCTGAAGGTAATCCGTTTGGAACCCGACAGAACCTACGCCCCCGGCCTTGCCTACCGGGGGGTGCTGGAGGTGCGGGAGGGGGTTTTAGACCTCTCCCCGGGGGACCGGGTCCTGCCCTAG
- a CDS encoding prohibitin family protein, with product MLNLAALVLVLLGVAVFLTPKRAYALPLLGAGVLLLVLANSFVVVPAGHVGVVFNVLRGVQPTPLQEGVHFVLPGVQQVILYDARVKEVTLSAPHEGERRADTSIRARSKEGLEIGVDVTVQYRILKDQAPRLHQEVGPGYLETLIVPQVRSKVRDAVGQYNAAELISTQRTALETSVIQGLEETLRQYHIELVSVLLREIRIPESVAKVIEEKQTAEQQVQIEINRRKQAEIAAQRRVIEAQGERDAAILRAEGEAKAIELRGRALKNAPEVVQLTFAEKLAPGVQTVFVPSTGNFLLDLRGLQGGGQGR from the coding sequence ATGCTGAACCTAGCGGCCTTGGTGCTCGTCCTCCTGGGGGTGGCGGTGTTCTTAACCCCCAAACGGGCGTACGCCCTTCCCCTCCTGGGGGCGGGCGTACTGCTCCTGGTGCTGGCCAACAGCTTCGTGGTGGTCCCCGCCGGACACGTGGGGGTGGTCTTCAACGTGCTCCGGGGGGTGCAACCCACCCCTTTGCAGGAGGGGGTTCACTTCGTGCTTCCGGGGGTGCAGCAGGTGATCCTCTACGACGCCCGGGTGAAGGAGGTGACCCTGTCCGCGCCCCATGAGGGGGAGCGCCGGGCGGACACCTCCATCCGCGCCCGTTCCAAGGAGGGTTTGGAGATCGGGGTGGACGTCACGGTGCAATACCGCATCCTCAAGGACCAGGCCCCCAGGCTGCACCAGGAGGTGGGGCCCGGCTACCTGGAAACCCTGATCGTGCCCCAGGTGCGCTCCAAGGTGCGGGACGCCGTGGGGCAGTACAACGCCGCGGAACTCATCAGCACCCAGCGCACGGCCCTGGAGACCTCGGTGATCCAGGGCCTCGAGGAAACCCTCCGCCAGTACCACATTGAGCTGGTCTCCGTGCTCCTCAGGGAGATCCGCATCCCGGAGAGCGTGGCCAAGGTGATCGAGGAGAAGCAGACCGCGGAGCAGCAGGTCCAGATCGAGATCAACCGCCGCAAGCAGGCGGAGATCGCCGCCCAAAGGCGGGTGATCGAGGCCCAGGGGGAGCGGGACGCCGCCATCCTGCGGGCGGAGGGGGAGGCCAAGGCCATAGAGCTTCGCGGCCGGGCCCTGAAGAACGCCCCCGAGGTGGTTCAGCTCACCTTCGCCGAGAAGCTGGCCCCTGGGGTGCAGACGGTCTTCGTGCCCAGCACGGGGAACTTCCTCCTGGACCTCAGGGGCCTGCAGGGCGGCGGACAGGGCCGCTAG
- a CDS encoding FmdB family zinc ribbon protein: MPVYVYKGLETGNYYEFEQGFHDEPLKAHPETGEPLKRVITPPAIVFKGSGWHVKDYAKKDSGSKSEGSESKE; this comes from the coding sequence ATGCCGGTCTACGTCTACAAGGGGCTGGAAACGGGCAACTACTACGAGTTTGAGCAGGGCTTTCACGACGAGCCCCTCAAGGCGCACCCGGAAACCGGGGAACCCTTGAAGCGGGTGATCACCCCGCCCGCCATCGTCTTCAAGGGTTCGGGCTGGCACGTGAAGGACTACGCCAAGAAGGACTCCGGTTCCAAGTCCGAGGGTTCGGAGTCCAAGGAGTAA
- a CDS encoding 5-formyltetrahydrofolate cyclo-ligase has translation MDKPTLRRRCLRLWRTLDRERLSRQVAEALVPWLKRRGFQAILLYHPLPHELNLLPLTQLYPAHYYLPKVADLGLTVHPLGPLAPGPFGLLEPTTEAVDPAVLDLVVVPGLAFDREGYRLGHGKGYYDRFLASVRAESVGVVPTALLFPRLPHDPWDVPVGHLATEEGVHRVR, from the coding sequence GTGGACAAGCCCACCCTGCGCCGCCGCTGCCTACGCCTCTGGCGGACCCTGGACCGGGAGCGCCTTTCCCGGCAGGTGGCGGAAGCCCTGGTGCCCTGGCTGAAGCGCCGGGGCTTCCAGGCGATCCTCCTTTACCATCCCCTGCCCCACGAGCTGAACCTCCTTCCCCTCACCCAGCTTTACCCTGCCCACTACTACCTGCCCAAGGTGGCCGACCTGGGGCTCACGGTACACCCCCTGGGCCCCTTGGCCCCCGGGCCCTTCGGCCTCCTGGAACCCACCACCGAGGCGGTGGACCCTGCGGTGCTGGACCTGGTGGTGGTCCCCGGCCTGGCCTTTGACCGTGAGGGGTACCGTCTGGGGCACGGCAAGGGCTACTACGACCGCTTCCTGGCCTCGGTGCGGGCAGAGAGCGTGGGGGTGGTGCCCACGGCCCTGCTTTTCCCCCGTCTCCCCCACGACCCCTGGGACGTGCCCGTGGGCCACCTGGCCACGGAGGAGGGGGTGCATCGGGTCAGGTGA
- a CDS encoding HAD family hydrolase — MRGALLDRDGVLLLMDEEALYKKALELSLHGAGLEKALAVLAQVVHQIHEAVRTLKVRTLEEEVLFWRGLVAQASRELHVPKERLLPLRYYHFLRKAPGAEALLRRLKAQGLKVGVLSNTLPSLRESLAHHGLDRYVDGFFASCTLGVAKPDPRAFQMALEGLGLPPQETLYLDDDPENVEAARRLGLRAEVYSPHQRAVGN; from the coding sequence ATGCGGGGAGCGCTATTGGACCGGGACGGGGTCCTCCTCCTCATGGACGAGGAAGCCCTTTACAAGAAGGCCCTGGAGCTTTCCCTCCACGGGGCGGGACTGGAAAAGGCCCTGGCCGTCCTGGCCCAGGTGGTCCACCAGATCCACGAGGCGGTGCGCACCCTCAAGGTGCGCACCCTGGAGGAGGAGGTCCTTTTTTGGCGGGGCCTGGTGGCCCAAGCCTCCCGGGAACTCCACGTGCCCAAAGAGCGGCTCCTCCCCTTGCGCTACTACCACTTCCTGCGCAAGGCCCCCGGGGCGGAGGCCCTCCTTCGGCGCCTGAAAGCCCAAGGGCTCAAGGTGGGCGTCCTCTCCAACACCCTGCCAAGCCTGCGGGAGAGCCTGGCCCACCACGGCTTGGACCGGTACGTGGACGGCTTCTTCGCCTCCTGCACCCTGGGGGTAGCCAAGCCGGACCCCAGGGCGTTCCAGATGGCCCTCGAGGGCCTGGGCCTACCCCCCCAGGAAACCCTTTACCTGGACGACGATCCAGAAAACGTGGAAGCGGCCCGCAGGCTGGGCCTGCGGGCCGAGGTCTATAGCCCTCACCAAAGGGCCGTGGGCAACTGA
- a CDS encoding adenine phosphoribosyltransferase: METYPITIGGVTRHVPLIEPLPGRRIPLVEFLGDPELVRAAAQALRPLVPAGTEVLFTTETSPIPLTHVLAEEMGLPYVVARRRRRPYMEDPIIQEVQTLTLGVGEVLWLDRRFAERLLNQKVTLVSDVVASGETMKAMERVVLRAGGQVVGRIAAFRQGTPAVDVLTVAELPVL; encoded by the coding sequence ATGGAAACCTATCCCATCACCATCGGCGGCGTTACCCGCCACGTTCCCCTCATTGAGCCCTTACCCGGGCGGCGCATCCCCCTGGTGGAGTTTTTGGGGGATCCTGAGCTGGTGCGGGCTGCGGCCCAGGCCCTAAGGCCCTTGGTGCCTGCGGGCACCGAGGTGCTTTTCACCACCGAAACCAGCCCCATCCCCCTCACCCACGTGCTGGCGGAGGAGATGGGCCTGCCTTACGTGGTGGCAAGGAGGCGCCGCCGCCCTTACATGGAGGACCCCATCATCCAGGAGGTGCAGACCCTGACCCTGGGGGTGGGGGAGGTGCTCTGGCTGGACCGCCGTTTTGCCGAGAGGCTTCTCAACCAGAAGGTGACCCTGGTATCCGATGTGGTTGCCAGCGGGGAGACCATGAAGGCCATGGAGAGGGTGGTGCTTAGGGCAGGGGGGCAGGTGGTGGGACGGATCGCCGCCTTCCGCCAAGGTACGCCTGCCGTGGATGTGCTGACGGTGGCTGAGCTTCCCGTGCTGTAA
- a CDS encoding phosphoribosyltransferase family protein: MRTYPVEIAGVRRDLPIVQVGPDVAVALLNLLGDTELTEAAAEALAKHLPPEVETLVTPEVKAVPLAHALSRITKKPYVVARKTEKPYMINPVSRQVLSITTGKPQLLVLDGADIPLIRGRKVAIVDDVVSTGSTLSGLRELIESVGGQVVAVLAVFTEGTPRQDVIALGHLPLFKPE; this comes from the coding sequence GTGAGGACCTACCCTGTGGAGATCGCTGGGGTTCGGCGCGACCTTCCCATCGTTCAGGTGGGCCCGGATGTGGCGGTGGCCCTTTTGAACCTTCTGGGGGACACCGAGCTCACCGAGGCCGCCGCTGAGGCACTGGCCAAGCATCTTCCCCCCGAGGTGGAAACCCTGGTTACCCCTGAGGTCAAGGCGGTGCCCTTGGCCCACGCCCTTTCCCGGATCACCAAGAAGCCCTACGTGGTGGCCCGGAAGACGGAGAAGCCCTACATGATCAACCCCGTGAGCCGCCAGGTGCTCTCCATCACCACGGGCAAGCCCCAGCTTTTGGTGCTGGACGGGGCGGATATCCCCCTCATCCGCGGGCGCAAGGTGGCCATTGTGGACGACGTGGTGTCCACCGGGTCCACCCTTTCCGGTCTCAGGGAGCTCATTGAGAGCGTGGGGGGCCAGGTGGTGGCGGTCCTGGCGGTCTTCACCGAGGGAACCCCCCGCCAGGATGTCATCGCCCTAGGCCACCTGCCCCTCTTTAAGCCGGAATAG
- a CDS encoding bifunctional nuclease family protein: MLSAKIETLGVDPQNGSVVVLLRTENDKLLPIVIGPLEAHHIVVALQGEKPPRPLTPDLLLSVMEMLQGKLLRVEIIDLRDGTFYARLILEHRGIELEVDARPSDAMALALRAGAPILVAEEVVEKAGVEEASLKPHGAAEA, translated from the coding sequence ATGCTAAGCGCCAAGATCGAAACCCTGGGCGTGGATCCCCAAAACGGAAGCGTGGTGGTCCTGCTCAGGACGGAAAACGACAAGCTCCTTCCCATCGTCATTGGTCCCCTCGAGGCCCACCACATCGTGGTGGCCCTGCAAGGGGAAAAACCCCCCCGCCCCCTCACCCCCGATCTCCTCCTTTCCGTGATGGAAATGCTTCAAGGAAAACTCCTCCGGGTGGAAATCATTGACCTGCGGGACGGCACCTTCTACGCTCGCCTCATCCTGGAGCACCGGGGCATCGAGCTGGAGGTGGACGCAAGGCCCTCCGACGCCATGGCCCTAGCCCTAAGGGCCGGGGCCCCCATCCTGGTGGCGGAGGAGGTGGTGGAGAAGGCCGGGGTGGAGGAGGCCAGCCTCAAACCCCATGGGGCCGCCGAGGCCTAG